A stretch of the Polaribacter pacificus genome encodes the following:
- a CDS encoding fumarate reductase/succinate dehydrogenase flavoprotein subunit yields MATLDSKIPKGPLKDKWTTYKDTINLVNPANKRNIDIIVVGTGLAGGSASATLAELGYNVKAFAYQDSPRRAHSIAAQGGINAAKNYQGDGDSFYRLFYDTVKGGDYRSREANVYRLAEVSANIIDQCVAQGVPFARDYGGLLDNRSFGGVLVSRTFYAKGQTGQQLLLGAYSAMNRQIARGKIEMFNRHEMLDVVKVDGKARGIIARNLITGELERHSAHAVVIATGGYGNVYFLSTNAMGSNATAAWKIHKKGAFFANPCYTQIHPTCIPRSGDYQSKLTLMSESLRNDGRIWVPKKMEDVMAIREGRKKPTDLSEDERDYYLERRYPAFGNLVPRDVASRAAKERCDAGYGVNATGEAVYLDFKSAIERYGREQAKLHHISNPSEKEVYDLGKGIVEAKYGNLFQMYEKIVDENPYETPMMIYPATHYTMGGVWVDYNLMTTVDGLYCIGEANFSDHGANRLGASALMQGLADGYFVLPYTIGDYLANDIRTGKIPTDTKEFDEVEKEVKDRLDFFINNKGKHSVDYYHKKLGKIMWDKVGMARNAKGLTEAMAEIKALREDFWKNVKVTGALNEMNPELEKAGRVADFLELGELFAKDALMREESCGGHFREESTELDGLQKGEAKRNDKDFAFVAAWEYKGEPADAVLHKEELEFKDIELKQRSYK; encoded by the coding sequence ATGGCAACATTAGACTCAAAAATTCCAAAAGGTCCATTAAAAGATAAATGGACAACTTATAAAGACACAATAAATTTAGTAAACCCAGCCAACAAACGTAATATTGATATTATTGTCGTTGGTACTGGTTTAGCTGGTGGTTCTGCTTCGGCAACCTTAGCTGAGTTAGGGTATAACGTAAAAGCATTTGCATACCAAGATTCACCGCGTAGAGCGCATTCAATTGCTGCACAAGGAGGAATCAATGCAGCCAAAAACTATCAAGGAGATGGCGATTCTTTTTACAGATTGTTTTACGATACTGTAAAAGGAGGAGATTATCGTTCAAGAGAAGCAAACGTTTACCGTTTGGCTGAAGTATCTGCAAACATCATTGATCAATGTGTGGCACAAGGAGTTCCTTTTGCACGTGATTATGGTGGATTGTTAGACAATCGTTCTTTTGGTGGTGTTTTAGTTTCTAGAACTTTTTACGCCAAAGGGCAAACAGGACAACAATTATTATTAGGAGCTTATTCTGCAATGAACCGTCAAATTGCTCGTGGAAAGATTGAAATGTTCAATCGTCATGAAATGTTAGATGTGGTAAAAGTTGATGGAAAAGCAAGAGGAATTATTGCTCGAAATTTAATTACTGGAGAGCTTGAACGTCATTCTGCTCACGCAGTAGTAATTGCAACTGGTGGATACGGGAATGTTTATTTCTTATCAACCAATGCAATGGGTTCTAATGCAACTGCAGCATGGAAGATTCATAAAAAAGGAGCCTTCTTTGCAAATCCTTGTTATACACAAATTCACCCAACTTGTATTCCTCGTTCTGGAGATTATCAATCAAAGTTAACCTTGATGTCAGAATCTCTTAGAAATGATGGACGTATTTGGGTTCCAAAAAAGATGGAAGATGTAATGGCAATTAGAGAAGGTCGTAAAAAACCTACTGATTTGTCTGAAGATGAAAGAGATTATTACTTAGAAAGACGTTATCCTGCTTTTGGTAACTTAGTACCACGTGATGTGGCTTCTAGAGCTGCAAAAGAGCGTTGTGATGCTGGTTACGGAGTAAATGCTACTGGAGAAGCTGTATACTTAGATTTTAAATCGGCAATAGAACGTTACGGAAGAGAACAGGCTAAATTGCATCATATTTCTAATCCATCGGAAAAAGAAGTTTACGATTTAGGAAAAGGAATTGTTGAAGCTAAATATGGAAACTTATTCCAAATGTATGAGAAGATCGTTGATGAAAATCCATACGAAACACCAATGATGATTTATCCAGCAACACACTATACCATGGGTGGTGTTTGGGTTGATTATAACTTAATGACAACCGTCGATGGCTTGTACTGTATTGGTGAAGCAAATTTCTCTGATCACGGAGCAAATAGACTTGGTGCCTCTGCTTTAATGCAAGGTTTAGCCGATGGGTATTTTGTATTGCCATATACCATCGGAGATTATTTAGCCAATGATATTAGAACTGGAAAAATACCAACGGATACAAAAGAATTTGATGAAGTAGAAAAAGAAGTAAAAGATCGCTTGGATTTCTTTATCAATAATAAAGGAAAGCATTCTGTAGATTATTACCACAAAAAATTAGGAAAAATTATGTGGGATAAAGTTGGGATGGCTCGTAATGCAAAAGGATTGACTGAAGCAATGGCCGAAATTAAAGCCTTGCGTGAAGATTTCTGGAAAAACGTAAAAGTTACCGGAGCATTAAACGAAATGAATCCTGAGTTAGAAAAAGCAGGTAGAGTTGCAGATTTCTTAGAATTAGGAGAATTGTTTGCTAAAGATGCATTAATGAGAGAAGAATCTTGTGGTGGTCACTTTAGAGAAGAATCTACAGAGCTAGATGGATTACAAAAAGGAGAAGCAAAACGTAATGATAAAGATTTTGCGTTTGTAGCTGCTTGGGAATACAAAGGAGAGCCTGCAGATGCAGTGTTACACAAAGAAGAATTAGAATTTAAAGATATTGAACTAAAACAACGTTCTTATAAATAA
- a CDS encoding succinate dehydrogenase/fumarate reductase iron-sulfur subunit: MNLTLKIWRQKDSKSKGQMVDYKVTDISEHMSFLEMMDVLNEQLINTGEEPVAFDHDCREGICGMCSMYINGEAHGPDRGVTTCQLHMRMFNDGDTIYIEPFRAKAFPVIKDLVVDRTSFERIQQAGAFISVNTSGNTQDANAIPISKHDADEAMDAAACIGCGACVASCKNSSAMLFVGAKVSQYALLPQGKIEATDRVLNMVAQMDAEGFGNCTNTGACEIECPKGISLENIARMNREYLKASF, from the coding sequence ATGAATTTAACACTTAAAATTTGGAGACAAAAAGACTCAAAATCAAAGGGTCAAATGGTGGATTATAAAGTAACTGATATTTCAGAGCACATGTCTTTTTTAGAAATGATGGATGTTTTAAATGAACAGTTAATAAATACTGGTGAAGAACCTGTAGCTTTTGACCATGATTGTAGAGAAGGAATCTGCGGAATGTGCTCTATGTATATCAATGGAGAAGCGCACGGACCAGATAGAGGCGTAACTACTTGTCAATTACACATGCGTATGTTTAACGATGGTGACACCATTTATATTGAGCCTTTTAGAGCGAAAGCTTTTCCGGTAATCAAAGATTTGGTTGTTGATAGAACTTCTTTTGAGCGCATACAACAAGCTGGTGCATTTATCTCTGTAAATACCTCTGGTAACACACAGGATGCAAATGCCATACCGATTTCTAAGCACGATGCTGACGAAGCAATGGATGCTGCAGCTTGTATTGGTTGTGGAGCTTGTGTTGCTAGCTGTAAGAACTCATCTGCGATGCTATTTGTGGGCGCTAAAGTGTCTCAATACGCATTATTACCTCAAGGAAAAATAGAGGCCACAGATCGTGTTTTAAACATGGTTGCTCAAATGGATGCTGAAGGATTTGGAAACTGTACCAATACTGGTGCTTGTGAAATTGAATGTCCTAAAGGAATTTCTTTAGAGAATATTGCTCGTATGAATAGAGAATATTTAAAAGCTAGCTTCTAA
- a CDS encoding SGNH/GDSL hydrolase family protein — translation MKNKLIWLFGLTVVFASCDVNNDIETIPEVVVPTVALEAGSADFTSYVAVGASFTAGYTDGALFKASQENSFPNILATKFAMVGGGDFKQPLMNDNIGGLLLQGNLAASPRLYFNGSGPAVLPGTPTTEITSGVTGPFNNMGIPGAKSFHIVANGYGNKAGVSFGLANPYYARMASSDATNVLADAMRANPTFFTVSELGGNDVLAYAISGGAGVDQTGNTNPATYGSNDITDPNVFASAFNAVVTTLMSTGAKGVVATLPNITSLAHFTTVPYNPVPLDAATAAAVNSGYAPYNTGIQGAFTALVGMKLMTQAQADAEIAKRTIQFSAGKNAVVIIDEDLTDLEALNPAFAGLKQYRQATATDLLVLPSSAFIGTTVGGNAQLINGVSVPLADKWVLTPQEQLSIKTATDAYNATIKAVATAKGLAMVDFEAILVEASTTGIKFDEYTMTTNLVMGGLISLDGIHLTARGYALMANKFLAAIDATYGSNFLKATSGLAKAGDYPTNYSPTLQ, via the coding sequence ATGAAAAATAAATTAATTTGGTTATTTGGACTTACAGTAGTTTTTGCTTCTTGTGATGTAAATAACGACATAGAAACCATTCCAGAAGTAGTAGTGCCAACTGTAGCGTTGGAAGCTGGTTCTGCAGATTTCACATCGTATGTTGCTGTAGGAGCTTCTTTTACCGCCGGATATACAGACGGAGCCTTGTTTAAAGCAAGTCAAGAGAATTCTTTTCCAAACATACTTGCAACTAAATTCGCCATGGTTGGTGGAGGAGACTTTAAGCAACCATTGATGAATGATAATATTGGTGGTTTATTGTTACAAGGAAACCTTGCAGCGTCACCAAGACTTTATTTTAATGGTTCTGGACCAGCAGTATTGCCAGGTACACCAACCACAGAAATTACATCTGGAGTTACGGGTCCTTTTAACAATATGGGAATTCCAGGAGCTAAAAGTTTTCATATCGTAGCCAATGGTTACGGAAACAAAGCAGGAGTTTCATTTGGTTTAGCCAATCCATATTATGCAAGAATGGCTTCTAGCGATGCTACTAATGTTTTGGCAGACGCCATGCGTGCGAACCCAACATTTTTTACCGTTTCTGAATTAGGAGGTAATGATGTTTTAGCTTATGCTATTTCTGGAGGAGCAGGAGTTGATCAAACGGGTAATACGAACCCAGCAACTTATGGGTCTAATGATATTACTGATCCGAACGTATTTGCTAGTGCTTTTAATGCAGTTGTGACTACTTTAATGTCAACGGGAGCTAAAGGAGTGGTTGCAACCCTTCCTAATATTACTTCATTGGCTCATTTTACAACTGTACCTTATAACCCAGTACCTTTAGATGCTGCAACTGCAGCTGCAGTGAACTCAGGTTATGCACCTTATAACACTGGAATCCAAGGAGCTTTTACAGCTTTAGTAGGGATGAAGTTAATGACACAAGCTCAAGCAGATGCAGAAATTGCTAAAAGAACAATTCAGTTTTCTGCAGGTAAAAATGCAGTTGTGATCATTGATGAAGATTTAACTGATTTAGAAGCTTTAAATCCTGCTTTTGCTGGATTAAAACAATACAGACAAGCCACTGCTACAGATTTATTAGTATTGCCTAGTTCTGCATTTATTGGAACCACTGTGGGTGGAAACGCACAATTAATCAATGGTGTTTCTGTGCCTTTAGCAGATAAATGGGTATTAACTCCACAAGAGCAACTTAGTATTAAAACAGCTACTGATGCTTATAATGCAACCATTAAGGCTGTAGCGACTGCTAAAGGGTTGGCTATGGTTGATTTTGAAGCAATTTTAGTAGAAGCATCTACCACTGGAATCAAGTTTGACGAGTACACCATGACTACCAATTTGGTAATGGGTGGATTGATTAGCTTAGACGGGATTCACTTAACAGCAAGAGGCTATGCTTTAATGGCAAATAAGTTTTTAGCTGCTATTGATGCAACCTATGGTTCTAATTTCTTAAAAGCAACAAGTGGTCTGGCTAAGGCTGGAGACTATCCAACAAATTATTCACCTACTTTGCAATAA
- a CDS encoding TonB-dependent receptor: MKKLLLVAFAILTSVSMFAQTKITGTITDAVTGETLPGANIKIERKLVGTNTDFDGTFTLIVSDTPPFNLEISMLGYKTEKVAITKNNQVVKISLTENATALDEVVVSASRTPERIMESPVTVERMDVRAIRNTSSPSFYDGLENLKGVDINTNSLTFKSVNTRGFATFANTRFMQLVDGMDNSSPALNFALGNLLGMSELDVKTVELLPGASSALYGANAFNGIMFMTSKSPFDDQGISYVLKSGMTSQKAAGDNMFYDTSIRLAHAFSDKFAAKATVSYLKGTEWYATDYRNTVDGKFAAGDRSSDRNYNGLNVYGDEVSTNIKGVAQTLVGLGILPNGADALVPSENISRTGYNEEDLMSYDAKSMKLGVSLHYRPLGNDRVEVIWNSKYGQGNTIYQGTNRYNIKDFMMQQHKLEVRGKNFFVRGYLTSEDAGNSYDTRFAAININRAWKDDNTWFGQYVGAYVQGTLGGMNSAQAHALARQTAETGRFVPGTPEFKAAFDKVTADPSLTTGAKFQDNTKLYHADANLNLRDYIEWAEFQVGGSYRMYSLNSKGSIFTDYNGAIDYGEYGMYTQMQKKFMEDRLKFTASIRYDKAQNFNGSVSPRLSFAYAGGEDKNHNFRASFQTGFRNPTTQDQYIGLDAGSGILVGSAPDNLDRYVSSPLSVSGSGQAFTGSSTITLSGRRAYDNSFSAASIANGTYQKAQIELVKPEKVTAYEVGYRGLADVSDNKISIDLSMYYNSYQDFISSKNVAVPFYGTAGDNGLSLLALQNGDYKGFAVYTNSAADINSYGASIGLNTKIFDGFNIGLSYTLAKFDFDQSTDPDFEAGFNTPEHKVKLQFGKTEVFKNVGFNVNVRWQDAYYWESTFHDTAIDARTVLDAQVNYSIPKWKSVIKLGGANLIGKEYFSAPGVGAIGSQYFLSWTINN, translated from the coding sequence ATGAAAAAATTATTACTAGTTGCATTTGCAATTTTAACTAGTGTCTCTATGTTTGCTCAAACAAAGATCACGGGTACAATTACTGATGCTGTTACTGGCGAGACTTTGCCAGGAGCAAATATTAAAATTGAAAGAAAGTTAGTCGGGACTAACACGGATTTTGATGGAACTTTTACTTTAATAGTATCAGACACACCACCGTTTAATTTAGAGATATCAATGCTCGGTTATAAAACGGAAAAAGTTGCAATCACAAAAAACAATCAGGTTGTAAAAATTAGTTTAACAGAAAATGCTACGGCATTGGATGAGGTTGTCGTTTCGGCCTCAAGAACTCCTGAAAGGATTATGGAGTCACCAGTTACCGTAGAAAGAATGGACGTCCGAGCCATAAGGAACACTTCTTCTCCTTCGTTTTACGATGGATTGGAAAACCTAAAAGGAGTAGATATCAACACCAACAGTTTAACCTTTAAGTCTGTAAATACTAGAGGGTTTGCAACCTTTGCTAATACGCGTTTTATGCAATTGGTAGATGGTATGGACAACTCTTCTCCAGCACTTAACTTTGCTTTAGGGAACTTATTAGGGATGTCTGAGTTGGATGTAAAAACAGTAGAGCTTTTACCAGGAGCTTCTTCTGCATTGTACGGAGCCAACGCATTTAATGGGATTATGTTTATGACCAGTAAAAGCCCTTTTGATGATCAAGGAATTAGTTATGTATTAAAATCAGGAATGACTAGTCAAAAAGCAGCTGGAGACAATATGTTTTACGATACAAGTATTCGATTGGCACATGCTTTTTCTGACAAGTTTGCAGCCAAAGCAACCGTATCTTATTTAAAAGGTACAGAGTGGTATGCAACTGATTACAGAAATACAGTTGATGGAAAATTTGCAGCTGGAGATAGAAGTTCAGATAGAAACTATAATGGATTGAATGTTTATGGAGATGAGGTTTCTACAAACATAAAAGGAGTGGCTCAAACCTTAGTTGGTTTAGGTATTTTACCAAATGGAGCTGATGCCCTAGTGCCAAGTGAAAATATTAGTAGAACAGGGTATAATGAAGAAGATTTAATGTCTTATGATGCTAAGAGTATGAAATTAGGAGTTTCATTACACTATCGTCCTCTAGGAAATGACCGTGTAGAGGTTATTTGGAATTCTAAATACGGTCAAGGAAATACTATTTATCAAGGAACCAACCGTTACAACATCAAAGATTTTATGATGCAACAACACAAGTTAGAGGTTCGTGGAAAGAATTTCTTTGTTAGAGGTTACCTAACTTCTGAAGATGCAGGGAATTCATACGATACTCGTTTTGCTGCTATCAACATTAACAGAGCTTGGAAAGATGATAATACTTGGTTTGGACAATATGTAGGAGCTTATGTTCAAGGAACACTTGGAGGGATGAATTCTGCTCAAGCACATGCATTGGCTAGACAAACTGCAGAAACAGGACGTTTTGTTCCTGGAACACCAGAGTTTAAAGCTGCTTTTGATAAAGTAACCGCAGACCCTAGTTTAACAACTGGAGCTAAATTTCAAGACAATACTAAATTGTATCACGCTGATGCAAACTTAAACTTAAGAGATTATATAGAGTGGGCAGAATTTCAAGTAGGAGGTTCTTATAGAATGTACTCTTTAAACTCTAAGGGTAGTATTTTTACAGATTATAACGGAGCTATTGATTATGGTGAGTATGGAATGTATACACAAATGCAAAAGAAATTTATGGAAGATCGTTTAAAGTTTACAGCTTCTATTCGTTATGATAAAGCTCAAAACTTTAACGGAAGTGTTTCTCCACGTCTTTCATTTGCCTATGCAGGAGGTGAGGATAAAAACCACAACTTTAGAGCGTCTTTCCAAACTGGATTTAGAAACCCTACTACTCAAGATCAATATATTGGTTTGGATGCAGGTTCTGGAATCTTAGTAGGTTCTGCTCCTGATAACTTAGATCGTTATGTATCTTCTCCATTAAGTGTGAGTGGTTCAGGTCAAGCATTTACAGGTTCATCAACCATTACTTTATCTGGTAGAAGAGCTTATGATAATTCTTTTTCTGCAGCATCTATTGCAAACGGAACCTATCAAAAAGCACAAATTGAATTGGTTAAGCCAGAAAAAGTTACTGCTTATGAAGTAGGGTATAGAGGTTTGGCTGATGTTTCTGATAACAAAATCAGTATAGATTTAAGTATGTATTACAATAGTTACCAAGACTTTATTTCATCTAAAAATGTAGCAGTTCCTTTTTACGGAACAGCTGGAGATAATGGTTTGTCATTATTGGCTTTACAAAATGGAGATTATAAAGGTTTTGCAGTATATACAAACTCTGCAGCAGACATTAACTCTTATGGTGCTTCTATCGGTTTAAATACCAAGATTTTTGATGGATTTAATATTGGATTAAGTTATACACTTGCAAAGTTTGATTTTGACCAATCTACAGATCCAGATTTTGAAGCAGGATTTAATACTCCAGAGCACAAAGTAAAACTTCAGTTTGGTAAAACAGAAGTATTTAAAAACGTTGGTTTTAATGTAAATGTAAGATGGCAAGATGCTTATTACTGGGAGTCTACTTTCCACGATACCGCTATCGACGCTAGAACTGTCCTAGATGCTCAAGTGAACTACAGCATTCCAAAATGGAAATCTGTGATCAAATTAGGAGGAGCAAATTTAATCGGGAAAGAATACTTTAGTGCACCTGGTGTTGGAGCAATAGGGTCTCAATATTTCCTTTCTTGGACAATTAATAATTAA